CAATCTTTACCATTTTACCTGCAGTAATTTGTCATTGAGTGAACCAAAAATATTTAAGCTACAAGCCTACAACAACTAGGCTAGTTCCGAAACTTTTTCTTCGCTAAACATCCACCGTCCAGTTAATGTTATTCATATTGCTTTCATGCGATTTTTGTAACTGCGCGACTTTGGCATGGTATGTAGCTGCTGCCACAGCAGGCTTATTCTTCACCCTATGACCTTGAGGAAGCTCACAAGCTTCACTAACCGAAGCAAATCTTAGCTCAGACGGAGGAATGAAACAGTCCAATGAAAGGCCGGGGACATTGAACGCCACTTCCTCGATTGTCCATGCTTCTTCCATCCTGGTTTTAGTGTGGCTCATTGCTGTTTCCCCAAACCTGAAAAGTGTCACTACCGATCGACCTGAGTGTGCGATCATAATCCCTTCGACGGGCCTGTAGTCGTCTAGAAATGAATTTATAGTGGTCTCCCAATAAACTGCATCGCCTCCGTTGTTCTGAATGCGGGTCAAATGGGAATCTTCTAAGTGAACAAGAAGTCCTGTTTTCTGACTAAAGTACCCAAACAAAACATGCCGTATGATTTCTGCTGGACCTTCACTCCTGGCTTTTAATGTCGACGGATCTGCACAAAGCTTGAGGATAAAACAATCCTCTTCGTTTATCTTCTTCTCCCCAATGCATCTTGCATTGATAAACATGCTAGCCGTTGTTCTTGGATCAAGACCCTATAAATAGAAACAAGTCTAAATTACAATTCAATTTAACAAGAGCCATATACTTTAAGGTAGGAGTGAACAGCATAGTTAAAATTCACCTGAAGCGCACGTCGAAGAGGCCTAACTGGCCCTTTTGCGGCATGTGCACCAAGCCAAGGCGTGTGCCGCCACACAAGCTTCCCATTGCAACCGGCATGAACCTTACTGCCACCAAGAGCAAGCTCCACGTACCACATGTCCGGATTCATCTGCCACAAGACAAATCCACCAGACTCAGCAGCTTTTGAGGAATTCCGGTTACGCGTGACTTTGTTGGCTGTCTCAAACTCGGAGGCAATCATCCTCACTTTTCCCATGGCATAAGCATTGTTAATGGAATTTTGAAGCTTAGAACCACCCGAAGCTGCAATGTACTGCTGCAGTATGTACTGAGCAGAAGAAGTTTCCTGCAATAACACCCAATAATACCACCACAACATTACACTCCAATACTCTTATCAAATGTACAAAAAGAGAAACTATTACAAGATCATAAGTAACTAACACAGATTCCAATATCCCTCCCCAAATAGACCATGAGAGCACAAAACCCAACTTGGATCCTCTGCATTTTCTGCAGCCAAATTTCAGCCTCAAAAGTTGGATTAGTCCAACGGCTCAAAATGTATATCTTTGAATAGACTACCAAAGGATCAGAGTGGCACAAAACCACAATCCATGTCGAGTGTATAAGCCTATCTTAGGATTCACGGTAGATTCGTGATTCTCACTTCCCAATACATTTCCACCGTGATTTTATTTAGTACATGTTTGGTTTCACAATCGGACCGACATAATCATAGTTAGCCACCGTGATTTCGCAAGAGCTAATCAGGGTAGCTTTAAGTCCCACCGCAAAACTAAACAAACATAAAGCAAGAAATTGAAACTTCTTCTCCCCCAACTCACATTCACACCACACCATGATTTTTTCTAAATCCAAAGACAGAAAACTTTTTTAGCAGATCTTTCCATCGCATTTAAGCAACTTCATCTAGTATTGGCAAATTACAAAACAGCCCTTTAATTTCCCATCTAACAATCAGAATATCAAAACAAACTATGATATAAATCTAATGAACCAATTAGATTAGTAAATAAAACAACAGAAAAGAACAGAAATGTGACACCATTAATGAGatagagagagatagagagagagagagagagagagagagagagagagagactgACAATGGGGATATCTTTGATGCTTAGATGAGGAAAAGGATCAGTGGTACAAACATGAACAGGAGCAAGAGGTGCACCCAACACACCAAGAAGCAATCTCAGATCGGATTTTTTGCATGCCGAAGCTGAAGAAGATgacgatgaagaagaagaagaagaagaaaccgaAGGTGCTCTAGCTAACTGTcctttcatccaatgaccccaTTTTCCTTCACCTCTGTTAAAATCATCACCGTCGGTGGTTCCATCGGGACCTTCCTTCAACGGCGAAAGTGCTTCCACCGGTCTCAAACTTCCCGATCTCGTCATGAACAACTCAGGCGGAATACCTTGATGCTTTCTCCGTCGCCGGAGAAGTCCTGACATCGGAGAAGGAGTTCTCGCGGGACTTTTGGCACGTGACCTCGCCGGTGAGAGTCCTCTAACGACTTCGTCTTTGAGCGCAGAAAAGAACCCTTGTTTTCTTTCCATTATTACAATATTGCCACTGAGTATGAGAAAGAGAGAATGATTAGTAGAAGAATGTTGTGATATTTGGGAAGAGAGTGAAATGAAAAAATGATAAGCAACCAATTTGTGTGTTTGGGAAAGACAATATTGCTATTGCCGCCAGACACGTTAACTGTACTGCTTCTCTCTACAGTAATATACTAAACTATACTGCGCTATCAACGTTGCTCCTTCCTATCTTATTATATCcaactttatttattattttttttttttactaaatatttcAAAGTTTCATTCTAATTATCAAAACttgttcaaaaatcaaaaggaataGTGTGCATCATACTCTTCATTTTATAGTATAAGAAATTCATatggttttataattttatgtgatcTATTTTCAATGCATGAATCCAACATAAATTTTACTCAATAAAAAAAGCATTGGAAGTAGAATGTCCTTGCACTACTCAAAATTCTAACACATTATTCTTTGTAGTAAGATAAATAAACAGGTTAGTTTATATCTTAAATCTTATAAGTTTGGTAATATTGATTATAGTGTGAGTTTATAAACTACTTCAAGTagttttttactttataattttttattttttctccattttattctttttattttaacttaaattatttttaatttttataattcttttattgtataaataaattatttaaaataatttatataaataatatttgtaagtaaataatttaaaatatgtaagtTAACTAAATATACCagattaataaattttcaattgataaaaaataaatttaaaactaactttaaaatattttaagtagataaaaaatttatcattaattgagaattttttatatcattttatatttttaagttaattgatttatcaattatcagttaaattttatcaaactaGACTCAAAATTAATACTAAATATCGACACCTTATACTAAATAGTGTGGTCATCAGAtctaaaattagagaaaaagtacgtaaaagagagagaaaataatatacaaatCAAAGTCCATATTACAAAAATAGTATTGATGTCTATATTTGTGTCAAAAAgtcatttttaaacaaaattatttcttttaattttaaaattttctcaccatgtcttctCGAATTTTTGTAGTTTTCAAGAgaaataaatctaaatcaattaaAGAAAACCTTAATTCTATTATTAAATTTGACTCAAACAAATGTGAAACAAATAGATATTTGAATTAAGATATAAGTAGATATTTGaatttcttaattatttaatcGAAAGTTTGATGTATTATTTATCGATAtcagaaaatatatattgaaaaatttcaaccacttaaattaatttgaacTATTTTGTGAGATCAGTAAATGCGTATAGATAAAAGATGAACTTtagattttatctttttttttatatattttttttcttttgttattatAGTTTTATGTTTATACTTATACACTTTTTAAAATATGGGacataaattacatatttattaattttatataaaaaaattataataatcataattttaaaataatttcttagaaataaaaatgatatgatCAACCAATGGGAACGATGGTTTGGTTTACCAGGCAAGTCAACAACAGCGAAATGTGCCGTTAGCTATGGTCAAAAAGAAGgtctttttataatatatattaaattactaaCTAGCATCATCATTTGGAAAATACTTTAATCGGTGCATATCCATGATGAGAAA
The genomic region above belongs to Cicer arietinum cultivar CDC Frontier isolate Library 1 chromosome 4, Cicar.CDCFrontier_v2.0, whole genome shotgun sequence and contains:
- the LOC101491039 gene encoding uncharacterized protein codes for the protein MERKQGFFSALKDEVVRGLSPARSRAKSPARTPSPMSGLLRRRRKHQGIPPELFMTRSGSLRPVEALSPLKEGPDGTTDGDDFNRGEGKWGHWMKGQLARAPSVSSSSSSSSSSSSASACKKSDLRLLLGVLGAPLAPVHVCTTDPFPHLSIKDIPIETSSAQYILQQYIAASGGSKLQNSINNAYAMGKVRMIASEFETANKVTRNRNSSKAAESGGFVLWQMNPDMWYVELALGGSKVHAGCNGKLVWRHTPWLGAHAAKGPVRPLRRALQGLDPRTTASMFINARCIGEKKINEEDCFILKLCADPSTLKARSEGPAEIIRHVLFGYFSQKTGLLVHLEDSHLTRIQNNGGDAVYWETTINSFLDDYRPVEGIMIAHSGRSVVTLFRFGETAMSHTKTRMEEAWTIEEVAFNVPGLSLDCFIPPSELRFASVSEACELPQGHRVKNKPAVAAATYHAKVAQLQKSHESNMNNINWTVDV